From the Cervus elaphus chromosome 20, mCerEla1.1, whole genome shotgun sequence genome, one window contains:
- the GATAD2B gene encoding transcriptional repressor p66-beta isoform X1, with protein MDRMTEDALRLNLLKRSLDPADERDDVLAKRLKMEGHEAMERLKMLALLKRKDLANLEVPHELPTKQDGSGVKGYEEKLNGNLRPHGDNRTAGRPGKENINDEPVDMSARRSEPDRGRLTPSPDIIVLSDNEASSPRSSSRMEERLKAANLEMFKGKGIEERQQLIKQLRDELRLEEARLVLLKKLRQSQLQKENVVQKTPVVQNAASIVQPSPAHVGQQGLSKLPSRPGAQGVEQNLRTLQGHSVIRSATNTTLPHMLMSQRVIAPNPAQLQGQRGPPKPGLVRTTTPNMNPTINYQPQSSSSVPCQRTTSSAIYMNLASHIQPGTVNRVSSPLPSPSAMTDAANSQAAAKLALRKQLEKTLLEIPPPKPPAPLLHFLPSAANSEFIYMVGLEEVVQSVIDSQGKSCASLLRVEPFVCAQCRTDFTPHWKQEKNGKILCEQCMTSNQKKALKAEHTNRLKNAFVKALQQEQEIEQRLQQQAALSPTTAPAVSSVSKQETIMRHHTLRQAPQPQSSLQRGMPTSARSMLSNFAQAPQLSVPGGLLGMPGVNIAYLNTGIGGHKAPSLADRQREYLLDMIPPRSISQSISGQK; from the exons ATGGATAGAATGACAGAGGATGCTCTTCGCCTGAATCTGTTGAAGCGGAGCTTGGACCCAGCTGATGAGCGAGATGATGTCCTGGCTAAACGACTCAAAATGGAGGGGCATGAGGCCATGGAACGTCTGAAAATGTTGGCACTGCTCAAACGAAAGGATTTGGCAAATCTTGAGGTGCCACATGAGTTACCCACTAAACAAGATGGCAGTGGTGTCAAGGGCTATGAAGAGAAGCTTAATGGGAATCTCAGGCCTCATGGAGACAACAGGACTGCTGGAAGGCCAGGCAAAGAAAACATCAATGATGAACCTGTAGATATGAGTGCTAGACGGAG TGAACCAGACCGAGGAAGGCTAACTCCCTCCCCAGACATCATTGTTTTGTCTGATAATGAGGCTTCCAGCCCCCGTTCCAGCTCCCGAATGGAAGAAAGACTCAAAGCAGCCAACCTAGAGATGTTTAAG GGGAAAGGCATTGAAGAACGGCAGCAGCTCATCAAGCAGCTGAGAGATGAGCTGCGATTGGAAGAAGCCCGACTGGTGCTGTtaaagaaactgagacagagTCAGCTACAGAAAGAGAACGTGGTTCAGAAG aCTCCAGTTGTACAGAATGCAGCATCTATTGTTCAGCCATCTCCTGCCCATGTGGGACAGCAAGGCCTGTCCAAGCTTCCCTCCCGGCCTGGGGCCCAAGGGGTTGAACAGAATTTGAGAACATTACAG GGTCACAGTGTCATCCGTTCAGCGACCAATACCACCCTCCCACACATGTTAATGTCTCAACGTGTGATTGCGCCAAACCCAGCCCAGCTACAGGGTCAGCGGGGCCCGCCTAAGCCTGGCCTTGTACGCACCACAACACCCAATATGAATCCCACCATCAATTACCAGCCG CAGTCAAGTTCTTCTGTTCCCTGTCAGCGCACAACATCCTCTGCCATCTATATGAATCTTGCCTCCCATATCCAGCCAGGGACCGTGAACAGAGTGTCCTCACCACTTCCTAGCCCCAGCGCCATGACAGATGCTGCCAACTCACAGGCTGCAGCCAAATTGGCTCTTCGCAAACAGCTGGAAAAGACACTCTTGGAGATTCCACCCCCTAAACCACCTGCTCCCTTGCTTCACTTCCTGCCTAGTGCAGCCAATAGCGAGTTCATCTACATGGTAGGCTTGGAGGAAGTTGTACAGAGTGTCATCGACAGCCAAG GGAAAAGCTGTGCCTCTCTTCTGCGGGTTGAACCCTTTGTTTGTGCCCAGTGCCGCACAGATTTCACCCCTCACTGGAAGCAGGAGAAGAATGGTAAGATTCTGTGTGAGCAGTGTATGACCTCCAACCAGAAGAAGGCTCTAAAGGCAGAACACACCAACCGGCTGAAAAACGCTTTTGTTAAAGCTCTACAGCAGGAACAG GAAATTGAACAGCGATTACAGCAGCAGGCAGCCCTCTCCCCCACTACGGCTCCAGCTGTGTCCAGTGTCAGTAAACAAGAGACCATAATGAGACATCATACGCTTCGGCAG GCCCCACAGCCCCAGAGCAGCCTCCAGCGTGGTATGCCCACATCTGCCCGTTCCATGCTTTCCAACTTCGCACAGGCGCCCCAGCTGTCTGTGCCGGGGGGCCTCCTTGGTATGCCAG GTGTCAACATTGCATACTTGAACACTGGTATTGGAGGACACAAAGCCCCCAGTCTGGCAGACCGACAGCGGGAATACCTTTTAGACATGATCCCTCCCCGGTCTATATCGCAGTCCATCAGTGGACAGAAATAA
- the GATAD2B gene encoding transcriptional repressor p66-beta isoform X2: MDRMTEDALRLNLLKRSLDPADERDDVLAKRLKMEGHEAMERLKMLALLKRKDLANLEVPHELPTKQDGSGVKGYEEKLNGNLRPHGDNRTAGRPGKENINDEPVDMSARRSEPDRGRLTPSPDIIVLSDNEASSPRSSSRMEERLKAANLEMFKGKGIEERQQLIKQLRDELRLEEARLVLLKKLRQSQLQKENVVQKTPVVQNAASIVQPSPAHVGQQGLSKLPSRPGAQGVEQNLRTLQGHSVIRSATNTTLPHMLMSQRVIAPNPAQLQGQRGPPKPGLVRTTTPNMNPTINYQPSSSSVPCQRTTSSAIYMNLASHIQPGTVNRVSSPLPSPSAMTDAANSQAAAKLALRKQLEKTLLEIPPPKPPAPLLHFLPSAANSEFIYMVGLEEVVQSVIDSQGKSCASLLRVEPFVCAQCRTDFTPHWKQEKNGKILCEQCMTSNQKKALKAEHTNRLKNAFVKALQQEQEIEQRLQQQAALSPTTAPAVSSVSKQETIMRHHTLRQAPQPQSSLQRGMPTSARSMLSNFAQAPQLSVPGGLLGMPGVNIAYLNTGIGGHKAPSLADRQREYLLDMIPPRSISQSISGQK, translated from the exons ATGGATAGAATGACAGAGGATGCTCTTCGCCTGAATCTGTTGAAGCGGAGCTTGGACCCAGCTGATGAGCGAGATGATGTCCTGGCTAAACGACTCAAAATGGAGGGGCATGAGGCCATGGAACGTCTGAAAATGTTGGCACTGCTCAAACGAAAGGATTTGGCAAATCTTGAGGTGCCACATGAGTTACCCACTAAACAAGATGGCAGTGGTGTCAAGGGCTATGAAGAGAAGCTTAATGGGAATCTCAGGCCTCATGGAGACAACAGGACTGCTGGAAGGCCAGGCAAAGAAAACATCAATGATGAACCTGTAGATATGAGTGCTAGACGGAG TGAACCAGACCGAGGAAGGCTAACTCCCTCCCCAGACATCATTGTTTTGTCTGATAATGAGGCTTCCAGCCCCCGTTCCAGCTCCCGAATGGAAGAAAGACTCAAAGCAGCCAACCTAGAGATGTTTAAG GGGAAAGGCATTGAAGAACGGCAGCAGCTCATCAAGCAGCTGAGAGATGAGCTGCGATTGGAAGAAGCCCGACTGGTGCTGTtaaagaaactgagacagagTCAGCTACAGAAAGAGAACGTGGTTCAGAAG aCTCCAGTTGTACAGAATGCAGCATCTATTGTTCAGCCATCTCCTGCCCATGTGGGACAGCAAGGCCTGTCCAAGCTTCCCTCCCGGCCTGGGGCCCAAGGGGTTGAACAGAATTTGAGAACATTACAG GGTCACAGTGTCATCCGTTCAGCGACCAATACCACCCTCCCACACATGTTAATGTCTCAACGTGTGATTGCGCCAAACCCAGCCCAGCTACAGGGTCAGCGGGGCCCGCCTAAGCCTGGCCTTGTACGCACCACAACACCCAATATGAATCCCACCATCAATTACCAGCCG TCAAGTTCTTCTGTTCCCTGTCAGCGCACAACATCCTCTGCCATCTATATGAATCTTGCCTCCCATATCCAGCCAGGGACCGTGAACAGAGTGTCCTCACCACTTCCTAGCCCCAGCGCCATGACAGATGCTGCCAACTCACAGGCTGCAGCCAAATTGGCTCTTCGCAAACAGCTGGAAAAGACACTCTTGGAGATTCCACCCCCTAAACCACCTGCTCCCTTGCTTCACTTCCTGCCTAGTGCAGCCAATAGCGAGTTCATCTACATGGTAGGCTTGGAGGAAGTTGTACAGAGTGTCATCGACAGCCAAG GGAAAAGCTGTGCCTCTCTTCTGCGGGTTGAACCCTTTGTTTGTGCCCAGTGCCGCACAGATTTCACCCCTCACTGGAAGCAGGAGAAGAATGGTAAGATTCTGTGTGAGCAGTGTATGACCTCCAACCAGAAGAAGGCTCTAAAGGCAGAACACACCAACCGGCTGAAAAACGCTTTTGTTAAAGCTCTACAGCAGGAACAG GAAATTGAACAGCGATTACAGCAGCAGGCAGCCCTCTCCCCCACTACGGCTCCAGCTGTGTCCAGTGTCAGTAAACAAGAGACCATAATGAGACATCATACGCTTCGGCAG GCCCCACAGCCCCAGAGCAGCCTCCAGCGTGGTATGCCCACATCTGCCCGTTCCATGCTTTCCAACTTCGCACAGGCGCCCCAGCTGTCTGTGCCGGGGGGCCTCCTTGGTATGCCAG GTGTCAACATTGCATACTTGAACACTGGTATTGGAGGACACAAAGCCCCCAGTCTGGCAGACCGACAGCGGGAATACCTTTTAGACATGATCCCTCCCCGGTCTATATCGCAGTCCATCAGTGGACAGAAATAA